A region of Geobacillus sp. 46C-IIa DNA encodes the following proteins:
- the ileS gene encoding isoleucine--tRNA ligase has product MDYKETLLMPKTEFPMRGNLPKREPEMQKKWEDMDIYRKVQERTKGRPLFVLHDGPPYANGDIHMGHALNKILKDIIVRYKSMNGYCAPYVPGWDTHGLPIETALTKQGVDRKSMSVAEFRKLCEQYAYEQIDNQRRQFKRLGVRGDWDNPYITLKPEYEAQQIKVFGEMAKKGLIYKGLKPVYWSPSSESALAEAEIEYKDKRSPSIYVAFPVKDGKGVLDGDERIVIWTTTPWTIPANLAIAVHPDLDYRVVEANGQKYVVAAALAESVAQEVGWEAWSVVKTVKGKELEYVVAKHPFYERDSLVVCGEHVTTDAGTGCVHTAPGHGEDDFVVGQKYGLPVLCPVDERGYMTEEAPGFAGMFYDEANKAITQKLEEVGALLKLGFITHSYPHDWRTKQPTIFRATTQWFASIDKIRGQLLDAIKETKWVPEWGEIRIHNMVRDRGDWCISRQRAWGVPIPVFYGENGEPIITDETIEHVSNLFRQYGSNVWFEREAKELLPEGFTHPSSPNGLFTKETDIMDVWFDSGSSHQAVLVERDDLARPADLYLEGSDQYRGWFNSSLSTAVAVTGKAPYKGVLSHGFVLDGEGRKMSKSLGNVVVPAKVMEQLGADILRLWVASVDYQADVRISDHILKQVSEVYRKIRNTFRFMLGNLFDFDPSQHAVPVGELGEIDRYMLAKLNKLIAKVKKAYDSYDFAAVYHEMNHFCTVELSAFYLDMAKDILYIEAADSRARRAVQTVLYETVIALAKLIAPILPHTADEVWEHIPNRKEPVESVQLTDMPEPIAIDGEEALLAKWDAFMDVRDDILKALENARNEKVIGKSLTASVTVYPKDEARALLASIDEDLRQLLIVSAFSVADEPYDAAPAEAERLNHVAVLVRPAEGETCERCWTVTLDVGADASHPTLCPRCAHIVNEHYSA; this is encoded by the coding sequence ATGGACTACAAAGAGACGCTGCTCATGCCGAAGACCGAGTTTCCGATGCGCGGCAACTTGCCGAAGCGGGAGCCGGAAATGCAAAAAAAATGGGAGGACATGGACATTTACCGGAAAGTGCAGGAGCGGACGAAAGGCCGGCCGCTGTTTGTCCTGCATGACGGCCCGCCGTATGCCAACGGCGACATTCATATGGGCCATGCGTTAAACAAAATTTTAAAAGACATCATCGTCCGCTACAAATCGATGAACGGCTATTGCGCCCCGTACGTGCCTGGTTGGGACACGCACGGCCTGCCGATTGAAACGGCGCTTACGAAACAAGGCGTCGACCGCAAATCAATGAGCGTCGCTGAGTTCCGCAAGCTGTGCGAACAATACGCGTATGAACAAATTGACAACCAGCGCCGGCAGTTTAAGCGGCTCGGGGTGCGCGGCGATTGGGACAACCCGTATATCACCCTCAAACCGGAATACGAAGCCCAGCAAATTAAAGTGTTCGGCGAAATGGCGAAAAAAGGGCTTATTTATAAAGGACTCAAGCCGGTGTATTGGTCCCCGTCGAGCGAATCGGCGCTCGCTGAAGCGGAAATCGAATATAAAGATAAACGGTCGCCGTCAATTTATGTCGCGTTTCCGGTCAAAGACGGCAAGGGTGTGCTTGACGGTGATGAGCGGATCGTCATTTGGACGACGACGCCGTGGACGATTCCGGCGAACTTGGCGATTGCTGTTCACCCGGACCTGGACTACCGTGTCGTTGAAGCAAACGGGCAGAAATACGTCGTCGCCGCCGCCTTGGCCGAATCGGTAGCGCAAGAAGTCGGCTGGGAGGCGTGGTCCGTCGTTAAAACCGTAAAAGGAAAAGAACTTGAGTACGTCGTCGCGAAACATCCGTTCTATGAGCGCGATTCGTTGGTCGTCTGCGGTGAGCACGTCACGACCGACGCCGGCACCGGCTGCGTCCATACGGCGCCAGGCCACGGGGAAGACGACTTTGTTGTCGGGCAAAAATACGGGCTTCCGGTTCTCTGTCCGGTCGATGAACGCGGCTATATGACTGAGGAAGCGCCCGGGTTTGCAGGAATGTTTTACGATGAGGCGAACAAAGCGATTACGCAAAAGCTCGAAGAAGTTGGAGCGCTCCTGAAGCTCGGTTTCATCACCCACTCGTATCCGCACGATTGGCGGACGAAGCAGCCGACGATCTTCCGGGCGACGACGCAATGGTTTGCCTCGATTGATAAAATTCGCGGCCAGCTCCTTGACGCCATTAAGGAAACGAAATGGGTGCCAGAATGGGGCGAAATCCGCATCCATAACATGGTGCGCGACCGCGGCGACTGGTGCATCTCCCGCCAGCGCGCGTGGGGCGTGCCGATTCCGGTCTTTTACGGCGAAAACGGTGAGCCGATCATCACCGATGAGACGATCGAGCATGTGTCGAACTTGTTCCGCCAGTACGGCTCGAACGTTTGGTTTGAGCGCGAGGCGAAAGAGTTATTGCCGGAAGGGTTCACCCATCCGTCGAGCCCGAACGGCCTGTTTACGAAAGAAACGGATATTATGGACGTCTGGTTTGACTCCGGTTCATCCCACCAAGCGGTGCTTGTTGAACGCGATGATCTCGCGCGTCCGGCTGATTTGTACTTGGAAGGGTCTGACCAATATCGCGGTTGGTTTAACTCGTCGTTGTCGACAGCCGTTGCTGTTACCGGCAAAGCGCCGTATAAAGGGGTGTTAAGCCACGGCTTCGTTTTAGACGGCGAGGGGCGGAAAATGAGCAAATCGCTCGGCAACGTCGTCGTGCCGGCCAAAGTCATGGAACAGCTCGGCGCCGACATTTTGCGCCTTTGGGTCGCCTCGGTCGACTATCAGGCGGACGTGCGCATCTCCGACCATATTTTGAAACAAGTGTCCGAAGTGTACCGGAAAATCCGCAATACGTTCCGGTTTATGCTCGGCAACTTGTTTGACTTTGACCCGAGCCAACATGCCGTGCCGGTTGGGGAGCTTGGCGAGATCGACCGCTACATGTTAGCGAAATTAAATAAACTCATCGCCAAAGTGAAAAAGGCGTATGACAGCTACGATTTCGCCGCCGTCTATCATGAGATGAACCATTTTTGCACGGTTGAGTTGAGCGCGTTTTATTTGGATATGGCGAAAGACATCTTATACATCGAAGCGGCCGATTCGCGCGCCCGCCGCGCCGTGCAGACGGTGCTGTATGAGACGGTCATCGCGTTGGCGAAGCTCATCGCGCCGATTTTGCCGCACACAGCCGATGAAGTGTGGGAGCATATCCCGAACCGGAAAGAGCCAGTCGAAAGCGTCCAGCTCACCGACATGCCGGAGCCGATCGCCATCGATGGCGAAGAAGCGCTCTTGGCGAAATGGGATGCGTTTATGGATGTGCGCGATGACATTTTAAAAGCGCTCGAGAATGCCCGCAATGAAAAAGTGATCGGCAAATCGCTGACGGCAAGCGTCACCGTTTATCCGAAAGACGAGGCGCGGGCGCTCTTGGCTTCGATCGATGAGGATTTGCGTCAGCTTCTCATCGTCTCTGCGTTTTCGGTCGCCGATGAACCGTATGACGCCGCGCCGGCCGAAGCCGAACGACTCAACCATGTGGCGGTTCTCGTCCGCCCGGCGGAAGGCGAGACGTGCGAGCGGTGCTGGACGGTGACGCTGGATGTTGGTGCTGACGCGTCCCATCCGACGCTTTGTCCACGCTGTGCGCACATCGTAAACGAACATTATTCGGCATAA
- a CDS encoding DivIVA domain-containing protein, producing MPLTPLDIHNKEFSRGFRGYDEDEVNEFLDQVIKDYEMLIREKRQLEEKVAELTEKLNYFSNIEETLNKSILVAQETAEEVKRNAQKEAKLIIKEAEKNAERIIGDALAKSRKIALEIEELKRQSKVFRARFRMLVEAQLDMINSRDWDDLMEYETPDLEEEAKEPLSQP from the coding sequence GTGCCGTTAACGCCATTAGATATTCACAACAAGGAATTCAGCCGCGGATTTCGCGGGTATGACGAAGATGAAGTGAACGAGTTTCTTGATCAAGTCATTAAAGACTATGAAATGCTCATTCGCGAAAAGCGGCAGCTCGAAGAAAAAGTTGCGGAGCTGACAGAAAAACTAAACTATTTTTCCAATATTGAGGAAACGTTGAACAAGTCGATTCTTGTCGCCCAAGAAACGGCGGAGGAAGTAAAGCGCAATGCACAAAAAGAGGCGAAGCTGATCATTAAAGAAGCGGAGAAAAACGCTGAACGCATTATCGGCGATGCGCTGGCCAAATCGCGGAAAATCGCGCTGGAAATCGAGGAACTCAAGCGGCAGTCGAAGGTGTTCCGCGCCCGCTTCCGCATGTTGGTCGAGGCGCAGCTCGACATGATCAACAGCCGCGACTGGGACGATTTGATGGAATACGAGACGCCCGATTTGGAAGAAGAGGCAAAAGAACCGCTGTCCCAGCCTTGA
- a CDS encoding RNA-binding protein: MELYQHFRKEEHQFIDQVLEWKETVSRQYAPKLTDFLDPREQQIVQSVIGSDEDVRVSFFGGAPFAERRRAFLYPTYIEPDEGDYGIVLFAVRYPDKFISLEHRDVLGALMSLGLRRGKFGDILVQGGEIQFFAAAEVADYIRLHVGTIGKAPVSLELLPLSAAMPLEETWQEGTVTVSSLRLDAVLAQAFRLARDKARTLVESGLVKVNWKVVDKPDFVCGPGDVLSARGFGRCKLFSVEGPTKKERWLVRIGRQK; this comes from the coding sequence ATGGAATTGTATCAGCACTTTCGTAAAGAGGAACACCAATTCATTGACCAAGTGCTCGAGTGGAAGGAAACGGTGAGCCGCCAATACGCGCCGAAGCTGACGGATTTCCTTGACCCGCGCGAGCAGCAAATCGTCCAAAGCGTCATTGGCAGCGATGAGGATGTGCGCGTATCCTTTTTCGGCGGCGCCCCGTTCGCCGAGCGGAGGCGGGCGTTTCTTTATCCGACGTATATTGAGCCGGATGAAGGCGACTATGGCATCGTCTTGTTTGCTGTCCGCTATCCGGATAAATTCATTTCCCTTGAACACCGCGACGTCTTAGGAGCGCTCATGTCGCTCGGCTTGCGGCGCGGCAAGTTCGGCGATATTCTCGTCCAAGGAGGAGAGATCCAATTTTTTGCCGCCGCCGAGGTGGCCGATTACATTCGCCTCCATGTCGGGACGATCGGCAAAGCGCCGGTTTCGCTTGAGTTGTTGCCGCTGTCAGCTGCCATGCCGCTTGAAGAAACGTGGCAAGAAGGGACGGTGACGGTCTCTTCGCTGCGGCTCGATGCTGTGCTCGCCCAAGCATTCCGCCTCGCGCGCGACAAGGCGCGGACGCTTGTCGAAAGCGGACTTGTCAAAGTGAATTGGAAGGTGGTGGACAAGCCTGATTTCGTCTGCGGGCCGGGCGATGTGTTGTCGGCGCGCGGGTTTGGCCGCTGCAAGCTGTTTTCGGTGGAAGGGCCGACGAAAAAGGAACGCTGGCTCGTGCGCATCGGCCGACAAAAATAA